In Streptobacillus canis, a genomic segment contains:
- a CDS encoding protein-tyrosine phosphatase family protein — translation MKKILAFLLLLISLGAYSNDWATLVSEPINMYKLDEGVYRSQQLSIEDKVLLDELAIKTMISLRFFGRNKDKKVFGETDLNLIRKPLTTWYITPKEIANILYNIEMAKEDGGVLFHCYHGSDRTGLISGMYRIIYQNWEIDEALKELREGPYGFHTIWINIPRMFKQEVIDEIKNEINILRMGPSKILE, via the coding sequence ATGAAGAAAATATTAGCTTTTTTACTATTATTAATATCTTTAGGAGCTTATTCTAATGATTGGGCAACTTTAGTAAGTGAACCTATCAATATGTATAAGTTAGATGAAGGTGTATATAGAAGTCAACAATTAAGTATAGAAGATAAAGTACTTTTAGATGAACTTGCTATAAAGACTATGATAAGCTTAAGATTTTTTGGTAGAAATAAAGACAAGAAGGTTTTTGGGGAAACAGATTTAAATTTAATAAGGAAACCATTAACTACTTGGTATATTACACCAAAAGAAATAGCAAATATACTATATAACATAGAAATGGCAAAAGAAGATGGAGGAGTACTTTTCCATTGCTATCATGGATCAGATAGAACTGGATTAATTTCTGGAATGTATAGAATAATATATCAAAATTGGGAAATAGATGAGGCTTTAAAAGAATTAAGAGAAGGGCCTTATGGATTTCATACTATATGGATAAATATACCTAGAATGTTTAAACAAGAAGTTATAGATGAAATCAAAAATGAAATAAATATATTAAGAATGGGTCCATCAAAAATACTTGAATAG
- a CDS encoding PTS sugar transporter subunit IIB: MKVLAVCGSGTGTSMILKTTMKKIVEKGFKIDIDTCTINDLATKLEGVDLVVCSDKLAPKVDAKGVKVVSVKNILDDVEVLEKLSETGLI; encoded by the coding sequence ATGAAAGTATTAGCAGTATGTGGAAGTGGAACAGGGACAAGCATGATTTTAAAAACAACTATGAAAAAGATAGTAGAAAAAGGGTTTAAAATTGATATAGATACTTGTACTATTAATGATTTAGCAACAAAATTAGAAGGAGTAGATTTAGTAGTTTGCTCAGATAAATTAGCACCTAAAGTTGATGCTAAAGGAGTTAAAGTTGTTTCAGTTAAAAACATTTTAGATGATGTTGAAGTATTAGAAAAATTAAGCGAAACAGGATTAATATAA
- a CDS encoding glycerophosphoryl diester phosphodiesterase membrane domain-containing protein, translating to MRERINKVKIISKNIYENKYAYFLNAAILQFFIISFGMGILNYIFKFMLYVSNLENLTQHDIFKILSNPISLIIVMVYILFLAFLIFFEYSFLTLMIYGRMNQSVYSIREVFKLTIRSIKKLIGKELIYFVIYFVTMIPLTNLGLSSTVMNDLYIPKFITGELTKTPIGAIFYLVFMLLIFFINIRLFFTIPLNLLGNYTMIESIKKSWRLTWEKKSQIFPIIITFEMLLGAVSFTIYYLILLIFTFIDKNGDSLILQTLAYTMLQFGIFFFGVISKITIIATLVTFMVEKKDINLDVEKIKDIEKKKSRIFIPLLIIGIIATLGLNAYDIYSDVADNKQLIIAHRGLVSKGVENSKEAILEAAKIGVDYIEIDIVLTEDNKFVVFHDFNLKRLAGINKNVYNVSSKELTETKIKQGKFESTIPTLEEVVKIADDNNTKLLVELKPHGHEPDNYAELVIEEFKRLGIDKNHITMSLDLKVMEEINKLEPEIKTGYVIPFQFGSFKNVDVDFFVIEDFSFSEYLLDTDKEIFVWTINDEELMQKYLDSRVNGIITDYPEMVFKLKDNRIKNNSYLDRMIRKLKF from the coding sequence ATGAGGGAAAGAATAAATAAAGTAAAAATAATTTCAAAAAACATCTATGAAAATAAGTATGCATATTTCTTAAATGCTGCAATATTACAATTTTTCATAATTAGCTTTGGTATGGGTATTTTAAACTATATTTTTAAATTTATGCTTTATGTATCTAATTTAGAAAATCTTACACAGCATGATATTTTCAAAATATTATCAAATCCCATTAGTTTAATAATAGTAATGGTATATATACTATTTTTAGCATTTTTGATATTCTTTGAATATTCATTCTTAACTTTGATGATATATGGAAGAATGAATCAAAGTGTATATTCAATAAGAGAAGTATTTAAATTAACTATAAGAAGTATAAAAAAATTAATAGGAAAAGAATTAATATATTTTGTAATATATTTTGTTACTATGATACCTTTAACAAATTTAGGATTATCTTCAACAGTTATGAATGATCTATATATCCCTAAATTTATAACAGGAGAACTAACGAAAACTCCTATAGGTGCAATATTTTATTTAGTGTTTATGTTACTAATTTTCTTTATTAACATTAGACTATTTTTTACTATACCACTTAACTTATTAGGTAACTATACTATGATAGAAAGTATTAAAAAAAGTTGGAGACTAACATGGGAGAAAAAATCACAAATATTTCCAATAATAATAACGTTTGAAATGCTTTTAGGGGCAGTTTCATTTACAATTTACTATTTAATACTATTGATTTTTACTTTTATTGATAAAAATGGAGATAGTTTAATATTACAAACTTTAGCATATACGATGTTACAGTTCGGAATATTCTTCTTTGGAGTAATAAGTAAAATAACTATTATAGCAACATTAGTTACTTTCATGGTTGAGAAAAAAGATATAAATTTAGATGTAGAAAAAATAAAGGATATTGAAAAGAAAAAATCAAGAATTTTTATTCCTTTATTAATCATAGGAATCATAGCAACTTTAGGATTAAACGCATATGACATATATAGCGATGTTGCTGATAATAAGCAACTAATTATAGCTCATAGAGGATTAGTTTCTAAAGGTGTTGAAAATTCAAAAGAAGCTATACTTGAGGCTGCAAAAATAGGCGTAGACTATATTGAAATAGATATAGTTTTAACAGAAGATAATAAGTTTGTAGTATTTCATGATTTTAATTTAAAAAGACTTGCAGGTATTAACAAAAATGTGTATAATGTAAGCTCTAAAGAGCTAACAGAAACTAAAATTAAACAAGGGAAATTTGAAAGCACTATACCTACTTTAGAAGAAGTAGTTAAAATAGCAGATGATAATAATACTAAACTATTAGTTGAATTGAAGCCACATGGTCATGAACCTGATAATTATGCAGAACTAGTAATAGAAGAATTTAAAAGACTAGGAATAGATAAAAATCATATTACTATGTCTCTTGATTTAAAGGTTATGGAAGAAATAAATAAACTAGAACCTGAAATAAAAACAGGATATGTAATACCTTTTCAATTTGGAAGTTTTAAAAATGTAGATGTAGACTTTTTTGTTATAGAAGATTTTTCATTTAGCGAATATCTATTAGATACAGATAAAGAAATCTTTGTTTGGACTATTAATGATGAGGAATTAATGCAAAAATATCTTGACTCAAGAGTTAACGGAATAATCACTGATTATCCTGAAATGGTATTTAAGTTAAAAGATAATAGAATTAAGAATAATTCATACTTAGATAGGATGATCAGAAAGTTAAAATTTTAA
- the gltX gene encoding glutamate--tRNA ligase: MERKVRVRIAPSPTGDPHVGTAYIGLFNYAFAHHNGGEFILRIEDTDRTRFSADSEQQIFDAMKWLGLNYTEGPDLGGPYGPYRQSERFEIYKEYAVSLVEKGEAYYSFETPEELEIMRERQKAMGLPPMYDRRARNLTKEQVEENLAKGLPYVIRLKMPLDGQTVVEDGLRGKIFFDNDKIDDQILLKSDGFPTYHLANIVDDHLMGVTHVIRAEEWIASTPKHIQLYKAFGWEEPKWFHMPLLRNADKTKISKRKNPVSLNYYKEEGYLKEGILNFLALMGWSLGGEKEIFTLQEMIENFSFDRISLGGPVFDLVKLAWVNNQHMKLKSVSELTDLAMPFIEKEGYDLSKFSREKLERMLEITREGSHTLKELAKNLDVFFIDEITLPELTEDMNKKDRKAVERVHEALASEEGKKAIALFLDKLSTLGEELEEEMIKDMLHKLPEELNEGIGKVLMPIRAALTGRSKGPDLYSIVSIIGKERTVNRINSEKK; this comes from the coding sequence ATGGAAAGAAAAGTTAGAGTTAGAATAGCACCATCTCCAACAGGAGATCCACATGTAGGTACTGCATATATAGGGTTATTTAATTATGCTTTCGCACACCACAATGGTGGAGAATTTATACTAAGAATTGAAGATACTGATAGAACAAGATTTTCTGCTGATTCAGAGCAACAAATTTTTGATGCTATGAAATGGTTAGGACTTAATTATACAGAAGGTCCAGATTTAGGTGGTCCTTATGGTCCATATAGACAATCTGAAAGATTTGAAATATATAAAGAATATGCGGTTTCATTAGTTGAAAAAGGTGAAGCATATTATTCATTTGAAACACCAGAAGAATTAGAAATTATGAGAGAAAGACAAAAAGCTATGGGTCTTCCACCTATGTACGATAGAAGAGCTAGAAACTTAACTAAAGAACAAGTTGAAGAAAACTTAGCTAAAGGGTTACCTTATGTAATTAGATTAAAAATGCCATTAGATGGACAAACAGTTGTTGAGGATGGATTAAGAGGAAAAATATTCTTTGATAATGATAAAATCGATGACCAAATTTTATTAAAATCTGATGGATTCCCTACATATCATTTAGCTAATATAGTTGATGACCACTTAATGGGAGTTACACATGTTATACGTGCTGAAGAATGGATAGCTTCAACACCTAAACATATACAACTATATAAAGCATTTGGATGGGAAGAACCTAAATGGTTCCATATGCCTTTATTAAGAAATGCAGATAAAACAAAAATATCTAAGAGAAAAAATCCTGTTTCTTTAAATTACTATAAAGAAGAAGGATACTTAAAAGAAGGTATTTTAAACTTCCTTGCCTTAATGGGATGGAGTTTAGGTGGAGAAAAAGAAATCTTCACATTACAAGAAATGATTGAAAACTTTAGTTTCGATAGAATATCTTTAGGAGGACCAGTTTTTGATTTAGTAAAACTTGCTTGGGTTAACAACCAACATATGAAGTTAAAATCTGTGTCTGAATTAACAGATTTAGCTATGCCATTTATTGAAAAAGAAGGGTATGACTTATCTAAATTCAGCAGAGAAAAACTTGAAAGAATGCTTGAAATAACTAGAGAAGGTTCTCATACATTAAAAGAATTAGCTAAAAACTTAGATGTATTCTTTATTGATGAGATTACTTTACCAGAATTAACTGAAGATATGAATAAAAAAGATAGAAAAGCCGTTGAAAGAGTACATGAAGCATTAGCTTCAGAAGAAGGTAAAAAAGCTATAGCTCTATTCTTAGATAAATTAAGTACTTTAGGAGAAGAATTAGAAGAAGAAATGATTAAAGATATGCTTCATAAATTACCTGAAGAATTAAATGAAGGAATAGGTAAAGTTTTAATGCCTATAAGAGCTGCTCTTACTGGTAGATCTAAAGGTCCAGATCTTTATTCAATAGTTTCAATTATAGGTAAAGAAAGAACAGTTAACAGAATTAATTCCGAGAAAAAATAA
- a CDS encoding TetR/AcrR family transcriptional regulator — protein MKGRMKAKDLIRFTFSRILKVKPYYKITVKEITEESGVTRQIFYYYFKNMTDLLRYYFEVEMQEILKDKKGFKSFEEAYLLFFKSVAERKDVMTNINHCESCGLLRESFEIMSKKLFEKLFADILSGYTITEKDRNFLIDYYKVAFASIVYEWLDNDMKEEPVYLVTNLSILIDQSLVQTLEKFEKK, from the coding sequence ATGAAAGGAAGAATGAAGGCAAAAGACTTAATAAGATTCACATTTAGTAGAATACTTAAAGTTAAACCTTATTACAAAATAACAGTAAAAGAAATAACAGAGGAAAGTGGAGTTACAAGACAAATATTTTACTATTATTTCAAAAATATGACTGATCTATTGAGATATTACTTTGAAGTAGAAATGCAAGAAATATTAAAAGATAAAAAAGGATTTAAGAGTTTTGAAGAAGCTTATTTACTTTTCTTTAAATCTGTTGCAGAGAGAAAAGATGTAATGACAAACATAAACCACTGCGAATCTTGTGGACTTTTAAGAGAATCATTTGAGATTATGAGTAAAAAACTTTTTGAGAAATTATTTGCTGATATTTTATCAGGGTATACAATAACTGAAAAAGACAGAAATTTCTTAATTGATTACTATAAAGTTGCGTTTGCATCTATTGTATATGAATGGTTAGATAATGATATGAAGGAAGAACCTGTATATTTAGTAACTAACTTATCAATATTGATAGATCAATCATTAGTTCAAACATTAGAAAAATTTGAAAAAAAATAA
- a CDS encoding transposase, producing MLDSSLMLVIMMLITLKVLLNLARVPIAEYKIIDINIKKNYVTFMFNDLTNNKKISYHKLTIQDFVTKLLFHLPYKHFKMIKSSFSFYKEL from the coding sequence ATGTTAGATTCTTCTTTAATGTTGGTGATAATGATGTTAATAACCCTAAAGGTATTATTAAATTTAGCTAGAGTTCCTATTGCTGAGTATAAAATTATTGATATTAATATTAAAAAGAATTATGTTACTTTTATGTTTAATGATTTAACCAATAATAAGAAAATCTCTTACCATAAATTAACTATTCAAGATTTTGTTACTAAATTACTTTTTCATTTACCTTATAAACATTTTAAGATGATTAAAAGTTCCTTCTCTTTTTATAAAGAACTTTAA
- the rpsB gene encoding 30S ribosomal protein S2: MSVISMKELLEVGAHFGHQAKRWNPKMKPYIYAERNGLHILDLQQTLVSTEKAYEFVREITSEGGKVLFVGTKKQAQEAMKEEAERCGGFYVNQRWLGGLLTNLETIKKRVKKLKELEAMDADGTLDEAYTKKEAAILRKEMVKLQKNVGGIKEMNTLPAALFVVDIKKEFLALEEADKLGIPVIALIDSNVDPDLVTYRIPANDDAIRSIKLFARVISNAVVEANGGQENEYTPAELETVEVLEENFVVEKEEIEE, from the coding sequence ATGTCAGTAATTTCAATGAAAGAATTATTAGAAGTAGGTGCACACTTTGGTCACCAAGCAAAAAGATGGAATCCTAAAATGAAACCATATATTTATGCAGAAAGAAATGGGTTACACATTTTAGATTTACAACAAACATTAGTATCTACAGAAAAAGCTTATGAATTCGTAAGAGAAATCACAAGCGAAGGTGGAAAAGTATTATTCGTAGGAACTAAAAAACAAGCTCAAGAAGCTATGAAAGAAGAAGCAGAAAGATGTGGAGGATTCTACGTTAACCAAAGATGGTTAGGTGGATTATTAACTAACTTAGAAACTATCAAAAAAAGAGTTAAAAAATTAAAAGAATTAGAAGCAATGGATGCAGATGGAACTTTAGATGAAGCTTACACTAAAAAAGAAGCAGCTATCTTAAGAAAAGAAATGGTTAAATTACAAAAAAATGTTGGTGGAATTAAAGAAATGAACACTTTACCAGCAGCTTTATTTGTAGTTGACATCAAAAAAGAATTCTTAGCTTTAGAAGAAGCAGATAAATTAGGAATACCTGTAATAGCTTTAATAGATTCAAACGTAGATCCAGACTTAGTAACTTACAGAATACCTGCAAATGATGATGCAATTAGATCAATCAAATTATTCGCAAGAGTAATCTCAAATGCAGTTGTTGAAGCTAACGGTGGGCAAGAAAATGAATACACTCCAGCAGAACTTGAAACAGTTGAAGTTTTAGAAGAAAATTTCGTAGTTGAAAAAGAAGAAATAGAAGAATAA
- the tsf gene encoding translation elongation factor Ts: MASAADIKVLRERTGAGMLDCKKALEANGGDIEKSIDWLREKGIAKAAKKSGRVAAEGLVFGGELGNLGVIIEFNSETDFVAKNDDFKNFGVKLVELALANKTHTVEELKAVAVDGSTVDAQLTELIAKIGENLNIRRLVLVEAKGFVVNYIHLGGKIGVLVEVDGENTPENHEKAKGVAMHIAAMDPSYLNREQVTATDLEREREIARVQLLEEGKPEAIVEKILEGKMRKFYEENCLLEQKYVRDDKVSIKEFMAPSVVAGFARFKVGEGIEKVETDFAAEVAAQIANTK, from the coding sequence ATGGCAAGCGCAGCAGACATCAAAGTATTAAGAGAAAGAACAGGAGCTGGAATGCTTGATTGTAAAAAAGCATTAGAAGCTAATGGTGGAGATATAGAAAAATCAATAGATTGGTTAAGAGAAAAAGGAATTGCTAAAGCAGCTAAAAAATCAGGAAGAGTAGCAGCTGAAGGATTAGTATTCGGTGGTGAATTAGGTAACTTAGGTGTTATCATTGAATTCAACTCAGAAACAGACTTCGTTGCAAAAAATGATGACTTCAAAAACTTTGGAGTTAAATTAGTAGAATTAGCATTAGCAAACAAAACTCATACAGTAGAAGAATTAAAAGCTGTAGCAGTTGACGGTTCTACTGTTGATGCACAATTAACTGAATTAATTGCAAAAATAGGAGAAAACTTAAACATAAGAAGATTAGTATTAGTTGAAGCAAAAGGATTTGTTGTAAACTACATTCACTTAGGTGGAAAAATCGGAGTTTTAGTTGAAGTTGATGGAGAAAATACTCCAGAAAACCACGAAAAAGCAAAAGGTGTAGCAATGCATATTGCAGCTATGGATCCATCTTACTTAAACAGAGAGCAAGTAACAGCAACTGATTTAGAAAGAGAAAGAGAAATAGCAAGAGTTCAATTATTAGAAGAAGGAAAACCTGAAGCTATAGTTGAAAAAATCTTAGAAGGTAAAATGAGAAAATTCTATGAAGAAAATTGCTTATTAGAACAAAAATATGTAAGAGACGATAAAGTATCAATTAAAGAATTTATGGCTCCTTCAGTAGTTGCAGGATTTGCAAGATTCAAAGTTGGAGAAGGAATTGAAAAAGTTGAAACTGATTTCGCAGCAGAAGTTGCAGCACAAATAGCAAATACAAAATAA
- the pyrH gene encoding UMP kinase produces MLKHKRILLKLSGEALAGDKDFGFSDDVLHSFAKQIKQIHDEGVELAIVIGGGNIFRGKFGEEVGMDRSTGDTMGMLATIMNGLALQNAIEKIGGVSTRVLTAISMPQVAEPFIRRRAIRHLEKGRVVIFAGGTGNPYFTTDSGGALRAIEIEADVLAKGTKVDGIYDKDPVKHPDAVKFEEITFKEALSKDLKVMDATALSLCRENDMPIIVFNALKDGNMLKLAKGEKIGTLVKND; encoded by the coding sequence ATGCTAAAACATAAAAGAATATTATTAAAACTAAGTGGAGAAGCTCTTGCAGGAGATAAAGATTTTGGTTTTTCAGATGATGTTTTACATAGTTTTGCAAAACAAATTAAACAAATACATGATGAAGGTGTAGAATTAGCTATTGTTATAGGTGGAGGAAACATCTTTAGAGGAAAATTTGGTGAGGAAGTTGGAATGGATAGATCAACTGGAGATACTATGGGAATGTTAGCTACAATAATGAATGGTCTTGCTTTACAAAATGCAATAGAAAAAATAGGTGGAGTATCAACAAGAGTATTGACAGCTATTTCTATGCCACAAGTTGCAGAACCATTTATTAGAAGAAGAGCAATTAGACATTTAGAAAAAGGAAGAGTAGTAATATTTGCAGGTGGAACTGGAAATCCATATTTCACTACAGATTCAGGTGGAGCTTTAAGAGCCATAGAAATTGAAGCAGACGTTTTAGCAAAAGGAACTAAAGTTGATGGAATATATGATAAAGATCCAGTTAAACATCCAGATGCAGTTAAATTTGAAGAAATCACATTTAAAGAAGCATTAAGTAAAGACTTAAAAGTTATGGATGCAACTGCATTATCATTATGTAGAGAAAATGATATGCCTATAATAGTGTTTAACGCATTAAAAGATGGTAATATGCTAAAATTAGCTAAAGGGGAAAAAATAGGAACATTAGTAAAAAATGACTAA
- the frr gene encoding ribosome recycling factor, whose translation MVEELLLEIEEKMEKTLESTKVRFSHVRAGRASISMVDGVTVDYYGQMSPLNQVGSVTAPEPRLLIIDPWDKSLIPAIEKAILAANIGFNPSNDGRIIRLVVPELTEDRRKEYVKVVKKEAEEGKVAARNIRKDYNNKVRKMEKDSEITEDDLKQVEDKIQKLTDDCIKHIDELLAKKEKELLSI comes from the coding sequence ATGGTAGAAGAACTATTATTAGAAATTGAAGAAAAAATGGAGAAAACTTTAGAAAGTACTAAAGTACGTTTCTCACACGTAAGAGCAGGGCGTGCTAGTATTTCTATGGTTGATGGAGTTACTGTAGATTACTATGGTCAAATGTCACCATTAAACCAAGTTGGATCAGTTACAGCACCAGAACCAAGATTATTAATTATTGATCCTTGGGATAAATCTTTAATACCAGCAATAGAAAAAGCGATACTTGCTGCAAATATTGGATTCAATCCTTCAAATGATGGTAGAATAATTAGACTTGTTGTACCTGAACTTACAGAAGATAGAAGAAAAGAATATGTTAAAGTAGTTAAAAAAGAAGCAGAAGAAGGAAAAGTTGCTGCTAGAAATATTAGAAAAGACTATAACAATAAAGTTAGAAAAATGGAAAAAGATTCTGAAATCACAGAAGATGATTTAAAACAAGTTGAAGATAAAATTCAAAAATTAACTGATGATTGTATTAAACATATAGATGAACTTTTAGCTAAAAAAGAAAAAGAATTATTAAGTATCTAG
- the mreB gene encoding rod shape-determining protein — MFNKLINFFRIKKQISIDLGTSNVLFYDKQAKKIVLNEPSVIVKDKKTDKVVAVGKEAREMLGKNPKSIEVIKPLKDGVISDIDSTRKMLSAFMKQVYGVSPFKPEVIICVPIEVTTVERRALFDALDDAKRIFLIEEGRAAVMGAGVNISNPNGNMVIDIGGGSTDIAILSLDEIVVSKSIRIAGNKFDDDIVKYVKEKLSLNIGDRTAEKIKKELSTALTVPESENKKLVIKGLDINNKKPKELTITSNQVCDAIRDSLSDLVSAVKEVLGKCPPELASDILDNGIVLTGGGALISNLDQLIANEVKIPVQVPNAPLDSVAVGGSYAFDNKHLLNTLLVKEN, encoded by the coding sequence ATGTTTAATAAATTAATAAACTTTTTTAGAATAAAAAAACAAATATCTATAGATTTAGGTACATCAAACGTTTTATTTTATGATAAACAAGCAAAAAAAATAGTTTTAAATGAGCCTTCAGTTATAGTTAAAGATAAAAAAACTGATAAGGTGGTTGCTGTAGGTAAAGAAGCAAGAGAAATGTTGGGTAAAAACCCTAAAAGTATAGAAGTTATTAAACCGTTAAAAGATGGGGTAATTTCTGATATAGACTCAACAAGAAAAATGCTTTCAGCATTTATGAAACAAGTTTATGGAGTATCTCCGTTTAAACCTGAAGTAATAATATGTGTACCTATAGAAGTTACTACAGTTGAAAGACGTGCCTTATTTGATGCTCTAGATGATGCTAAAAGAATATTCTTAATAGAAGAAGGTAGAGCAGCAGTAATGGGTGCAGGAGTTAATATTTCAAATCCTAATGGAAATATGGTTATAGATATAGGTGGAGGATCTACAGATATAGCAATATTATCCCTAGATGAAATAGTAGTTTCAAAATCAATAAGAATAGCAGGTAATAAGTTTGATGATGATATAGTTAAATATGTTAAAGAAAAATTATCTTTAAATATTGGAGATAGAACTGCAGAAAAAATTAAAAAAGAACTATCAACAGCTTTAACTGTACCAGAAAGTGAAAACAAAAAACTTGTTATTAAAGGACTAGACATAAACAATAAAAAACCTAAAGAATTAACAATTACTTCAAATCAAGTATGTGACGCTATAAGAGATTCACTATCTGATTTAGTAAGTGCAGTTAAAGAAGTGTTAGGTAAATGTCCACCAGAACTTGCATCAGATATATTAGATAATGGTATAGTGCTTACTGGTGGAGGAGCATTAATTTCTAATTTAGATCAATTAATTGCAAATGAAGTAAAAATACCTGTACAAGTACCTAATGCACCACTTGATTCAGTGGCTGTAGGGGGAAGTTATGCATTTGATAATAAACATTTACTAAATACACTTTTAGTTAAGGAGAATTAA
- the tnpA gene encoding IS200/IS605 family transposase, which produces MEIYGNNHSVFALYYQLVLVTKNRSSIFDETVSKYAIDKFIEISKTYLIELYDYSYEKDHIHIKFKAHPKSEISKFINAYKSATSRLIKKEFEHVNTVLEDGGLWEKTYFLITEGVPSQDMINHYIKTKIKCNIIEHDCSCHNCSNE; this is translated from the coding sequence ATGGAAATTTATGGAAATAATCATTCAGTTTTTGCACTTTACTATCAATTAGTATTAGTTACTAAGAATAGAAGTTCAATTTTTGATGAAACAGTTTCTAAATATGCTATAGATAAATTTATTGAGATATCTAAAACATATTTAATAGAATTATATGACTATAGTTATGAAAAGGATCATATACATATTAAATTTAAAGCTCACCCAAAAAGTGAAATTTCTAAGTTTATAAATGCATATAAGAGTGCTACTTCAAGATTAATAAAGAAAGAATTTGAACACGTAAACACAGTATTAGAAGATGGTGGATTATGGGAAAAAACATATTTCTTAATTACAGAAGGAGTACCAAGTCAGGATATGATAAACCATTATATCAAAACAAAAATTAAATGTAATATAATAGAACATGACTGCAGTTGTCATAATTGTAGTAATGAATGA